Proteins from a genomic interval of Kribbella aluminosa:
- a CDS encoding alpha/beta hydrolase, whose amino-acid sequence MVSAPRPTRRTMLKAAGGLTVAAGLGAGTILATSLAANAADDGFGLHITDRNESDPRMWYYRFQTAEISWAPGVNVLLPSDYHTSGRTYPVLYLLHGGNGDFIEFDHHHIRELTADKPLIVVMPDGGKAGWYSNPVSSNSGPHNWESFHLNQLVPWVDANFRTYSEFAGRAVAGFSMGGFGALKYTAKYYGHFSSISAHSGPPSLRRDAGLVVHWANVSSAAVDLAGGTIYGAPAWDEKRVSADNPMENLERYRGKRIFLVAGTSPSPDPFDYANETQVLAGQREFKAALDKANIPYTAHEDPGGHMIREDRLAEDLEGIVAHLKKA is encoded by the coding sequence ATGGTGAGCGCACCTCGCCCCACCCGGCGCACGATGCTCAAGGCTGCCGGCGGGTTGACCGTCGCCGCCGGCCTCGGCGCCGGCACCATTCTGGCCACCTCCCTCGCCGCGAACGCCGCCGACGACGGGTTCGGCCTGCACATCACGGATCGGAACGAAAGCGATCCGCGGATGTGGTACTACCGTTTCCAGACCGCCGAGATCAGCTGGGCGCCGGGCGTGAACGTCCTGCTGCCGAGTGACTATCACACCAGCGGGCGCACCTACCCCGTGCTGTACCTGCTGCACGGCGGCAACGGCGACTTCATCGAGTTCGACCACCACCACATTCGTGAGCTGACGGCGGACAAGCCGCTCATCGTGGTGATGCCCGACGGTGGCAAGGCCGGCTGGTACTCGAACCCGGTCAGCAGCAACTCCGGCCCGCACAACTGGGAGAGCTTCCACCTGAACCAGCTCGTGCCGTGGGTGGACGCGAACTTCCGTACGTACTCCGAGTTCGCCGGCCGCGCCGTCGCCGGCTTCTCGATGGGTGGCTTCGGCGCACTCAAGTACACCGCGAAGTACTACGGGCACTTCAGCTCGATCAGCGCGCACTCCGGTCCGCCCAGCCTCCGCCGGGACGCCGGGCTGGTCGTGCACTGGGCGAACGTGTCCTCAGCGGCCGTCGACCTGGCCGGCGGCACGATCTACGGCGCCCCCGCCTGGGACGAGAAGCGGGTGTCGGCCGACAACCCGATGGAGAACCTCGAGCGCTACCGCGGCAAGCGGATCTTCCTGGTCGCGGGCACCAGCCCGAGCCCCGACCCCTTCGACTACGCCAACGAAACCCAGGTCCTGGCGGGCCAGCGCGAGTTCAAGGCGGCCCTCGACAAGGCCAACATTCCGTACACCGCCCACGAGGACCCGGGCGGCCACATGATCCGCGAAGACCGCCTCGCCGAAGACCTGGAAGGCATCGTCGCCCACCTGAAGAAGGCCTGA
- a CDS encoding TetR/AcrR family transcriptional regulator encodes MTANPPRRKTGGRQAQITVEDIEREGLRLGLPNLTVNGVATALGVSPTALYRHVDGKLGLEALVGEAVLRDLQIVDNPIDGIKAHLLSFAQQIHDFVLGHPGLAVYMQGLFPRGAAGVRLQREAVEALGRRGYGPGAALMLSGSVAALAINLSAAEERHRPYFEGSHRRELEKVYELLAGDDVLGGAQTELPEISGEAYFRMVMTACIRGLVTAAAPGRPVDDILTELGFEESRH; translated from the coding sequence GTGACAGCGAATCCGCCCCGCCGGAAGACCGGCGGTCGCCAGGCACAGATCACGGTCGAAGACATCGAACGCGAGGGCCTGCGGCTCGGCCTGCCCAACCTGACCGTGAACGGCGTCGCGACCGCACTCGGCGTCAGCCCGACGGCCCTGTACCGGCACGTCGACGGCAAACTCGGCCTCGAGGCGCTGGTCGGTGAAGCGGTACTGCGGGATCTGCAGATTGTCGACAATCCGATTGACGGCATCAAGGCACACCTGTTGTCGTTCGCCCAGCAGATCCACGACTTCGTCCTCGGCCACCCGGGGCTGGCCGTGTACATGCAGGGCCTGTTCCCCCGCGGCGCCGCCGGCGTCAGGCTCCAGCGGGAGGCGGTCGAGGCGCTCGGGCGGCGCGGCTACGGCCCAGGCGCCGCGCTGATGCTGTCCGGCAGCGTCGCCGCGCTCGCGATCAACCTGAGCGCCGCCGAGGAACGTCATCGCCCGTACTTCGAAGGCTCGCACCGTCGCGAGCTAGAGAAGGTGTACGAGTTGCTCGCCGGCGACGACGTACTCGGCGGCGCCCAGACCGAACTCCCCGAGATCAGCGGCGAGGCCTACTTCCGGATGGTCATGACCGCCTGCATCCGCGGCCTCGTCACCGCCGCCGCCCCCGGACGCCCGGTCGACGACATCCTCACCGAACTCGGCTTCGAGGAGTCGCGGCACTGA
- a CDS encoding MarR family winged helix-turn-helix transcriptional regulator — MRDPDDSADSAEQIAALLDGIVRRQRRASREGFGENVTHGQFRVLRTLDHADQPIRLSELAARLGIVPRSATSVVDDLEAAGLVVRQPDPHDRRATLVDLTPDGRQILTTLREKRRDVMVSQLARLTPDEQQTLAALLRRLADD, encoded by the coding sequence ATGCGTGATCCCGACGACTCCGCCGACTCGGCCGAGCAGATCGCGGCGCTTCTGGACGGCATCGTCCGCCGCCAGCGCCGGGCCTCCCGCGAGGGCTTCGGCGAGAACGTCACGCACGGCCAGTTCCGGGTGCTCCGCACCCTCGACCACGCCGACCAACCGATCCGCCTCAGCGAACTGGCCGCCCGCCTGGGCATCGTGCCGCGCTCAGCGACCTCCGTCGTGGACGACCTGGAGGCGGCCGGCCTCGTCGTACGGCAACCGGACCCCCATGACCGCCGCGCAACACTGGTCGACCTGACCCCCGACGGCCGCCAGATCCTCACCACCCTGCGCGAGAAACGCCGAGACGTCATGGTCAGCCAACTCGCGCGCCTCACCCCCGACGAGCAGCAAACCCTCGCCGCCCTCCTCCGCCGCCTCGCCGACGACTGA